A window of the Janthinobacterium agaricidamnosum NBRC 102515 = DSM 9628 genome harbors these coding sequences:
- the cphA gene encoding cyanophycin synthetase, whose protein sequence is MNNKKNIDILHVSHLRGPNIWTYRPVIEARLDIGLLEDFPSDTLPGLYERLTAWLPGLIEHRCGVGERGGFLERLREGTWSGHILEHVVLELQNLAGMRTGFGQTRSTSVRGVYKMAFRTRQEQVGRAALAAGRDLLMAAIDDQPYDLEAALTVLRDLVDEHCLGPSTANIVDAATERKIPSVRLTDGNLVQLGHGASQRRIWTAETDRTSAIAESIASDKDLTKFLLKSCGVPVPEGSLVRSAAEAWEEAQDIGVPVVVKPYDGNHGRGVSLNLMTEADVSAAYQLASRKGDSSAVLVERFIPGDEHRLLVVGNKLVAAAKGESLWVTGDGRSDILALVNSQINTDPRRGSGEDFPLNIVEPDSGAEVILELQRQGMSASSVPLEGQQVLIQPNGNVAIDVTDEVHPSVAQAALLAARVVGLDIAGVDLVTQDITRPFDEQRGAIIEVNASPGLLAHLKPAVGQPRPVGTAIIEHLFADDDTGRIPVVGVTGTRGTSLIARLVGALVNVSGKQTGVVCADGLYLNQRKVNGNDNISWDAGQRLLLNRSVQTAVFESNPRLILAEGLAYDKCAVGIVTDMHSQHDLAAFDYMPGADLYKVVRTQIDVVLPGGAAVLNAADQEVAGLAELSDGAVIFYGLDPRLEAIATQLADGGRAVFLRDGHIVLAHGANQTALPGLAQLKPAIAADPESVLAAVAAAWALDVAPELIGAGLRSFDLN, encoded by the coding sequence ATGAACAACAAGAAGAACATCGATATCCTCCACGTCAGCCATTTGCGCGGACCGAACATCTGGACTTATCGCCCGGTGATCGAAGCCCGGCTGGACATCGGCTTGCTGGAGGATTTCCCGTCCGACACCCTGCCCGGCCTGTATGAACGGCTGACGGCGTGGTTGCCGGGCTTGATCGAGCACCGCTGCGGCGTCGGCGAGCGCGGCGGCTTCCTGGAGCGCCTGCGCGAAGGCACCTGGTCCGGCCACATCCTGGAACACGTGGTGCTGGAATTGCAAAACCTGGCCGGCATGCGCACCGGCTTCGGCCAGACCCGCTCGACCAGCGTGCGCGGGGTCTACAAGATGGCCTTCCGCACACGCCAGGAACAGGTCGGGCGCGCCGCGCTGGCCGCCGGCCGCGACTTGCTGATGGCGGCCATCGACGACCAGCCATACGACCTGGAAGCGGCGCTGACCGTGCTGCGCGACCTGGTCGATGAACATTGCCTCGGCCCGAGCACGGCGAACATCGTCGACGCGGCCACCGAACGAAAAATTCCCTCGGTGCGCCTGACCGACGGCAACCTGGTGCAACTGGGCCACGGCGCCAGCCAGCGCCGCATCTGGACCGCCGAAACCGACCGCACCAGCGCAATCGCCGAGAGCATCGCCAGCGACAAGGACTTGACCAAGTTCCTGCTGAAATCGTGCGGCGTGCCGGTGCCGGAAGGCAGCCTGGTGCGCAGCGCCGCCGAAGCGTGGGAAGAAGCGCAGGATATCGGCGTGCCGGTGGTGGTCAAGCCGTATGACGGCAACCATGGCCGCGGCGTGTCGCTGAACCTGATGACCGAAGCCGACGTCAGCGCCGCCTATCAGCTTGCCAGCCGCAAGGGCGACAGTTCGGCGGTGCTGGTCGAGCGTTTCATCCCCGGCGACGAACACCGCCTGCTGGTGGTCGGCAACAAGCTGGTCGCCGCCGCCAAGGGCGAATCGCTGTGGGTCACCGGCGACGGCCGGTCCGACATCCTGGCGCTGGTCAACAGCCAGATCAATACCGACCCGCGGCGCGGCTCCGGCGAAGATTTCCCGCTCAATATCGTGGAGCCGGACAGCGGCGCCGAAGTCATCCTCGAATTGCAGCGCCAGGGCATGAGCGCCAGTTCGGTGCCGCTGGAGGGGCAGCAAGTGCTGATCCAGCCGAACGGCAACGTCGCCATCGACGTCACCGACGAGGTTCACCCATCGGTGGCCCAGGCGGCGCTGCTGGCCGCGCGGGTGGTCGGCCTCGACATCGCCGGGGTCGACCTGGTGACCCAGGATATCACCCGTCCGTTCGACGAACAGCGCGGCGCCATCATCGAAGTCAACGCCAGCCCGGGCCTGCTGGCCCATTTGAAACCGGCCGTCGGCCAGCCGCGTCCGGTCGGCACGGCCATCATCGAACACCTGTTTGCCGACGACGACACCGGCCGCATCCCGGTGGTCGGCGTCACCGGCACCCGCGGCACCAGCCTGATCGCGCGGCTGGTCGGCGCGCTGGTCAACGTCAGCGGCAAGCAGACCGGCGTGGTCTGCGCCGACGGTTTGTACCTGAACCAGCGCAAGGTCAACGGCAATGACAACATCAGCTGGGACGCCGGCCAGCGCCTGCTGCTGAACCGCTCGGTGCAAACCGCCGTCTTCGAAAGCAATCCGCGCCTGATCCTGGCCGAAGGCCTGGCCTACGACAAGTGCGCGGTCGGCATCGTCACCGACATGCACAGCCAGCACGACCTGGCCGCATTCGACTACATGCCCGGCGCCGACTTGTACAAGGTGGTGCGCACCCAGATCGACGTGGTCTTGCCGGGCGGCGCGGCGGTGCTCAACGCGGCCGACCAGGAAGTCGCCGGACTGGCCGAACTGTCCGACGGCGCGGTGATTTTCTACGGTCTCGATCCGCGACTGGAAGCCATCGCGACCCAGCTGGCGGACGGCGGGCGCGCGGTATTCCTGCGCGACGGCCATATCGTGCTGGCCCACGGCGCCAATCAGACGGCGCTGCCGGGCCTGGCCCAGTTGAAGCCGGCCATCGCGGCCGATCCGGAAAGCGTGCTGGCGGCGGTTGCCGCGGCGTGGGCGCTGGACGTGGCGCCGGAATTGATCGGCGCCGGCTTGCGCTCCTTCGATTTGAATTAA
- the cphA gene encoding cyanophycin synthetase, with product MEVSRVRALRGPNLWSHHTAVEAIVACSADELHIGGIAGFEARLRVRFPQLGPLQSTGNDHAIPMSCVLELAALGLQAQAGCPVTFSRTTPTLELGIFQVVVEYSEEAVGRLALDLAQQLCRAALDDQPFDLAAALAQLRDLDEDVRLGPSTGSIVQAALARNIPFRRLTDGSLVTFGWGSRQRKIQAAEMDGTSAIAEAIAQDKELTKKLLDAAGVPVPMGRVVSDPDDAWAAANEIGLPVVIKPKDGNQGKGVTVNITTRDQLTAGFHAASEFRDDILVERYLPGNDFRLLVIGNKLVAAARRDPPQVVGDGIHSVRQLVDTVNLDPRRGSGHATSLTKIRFDDIALASLAVQGYVAESVPPQGQRVILRNNANLSTGGAATDVTDDVHPDVAASAIAAAHMIGLDICGVDVVCDSVLKPLEEQNGGIVEVNAAPGLRMHLSPSFGKGRAVGEAIVSAMFEDGDDGRIPVVAVTGTNGKTTTVRLIAHLLTTSGLRTGMTNTDGVYIEGRQIDSGDCSGPRSARNVLLHPDVDAAVFETARGGMLREGLAFDRCQVAVVTNIGAGDHLGLNYITTVEDLAVLKRVIVQNIADHGVAVLNAADPAVVKMAAAANKRGSVTFFAQDPELPVMAAHRANGLRVVFVEDGKLVAAEGKQRHEIALSAVPITRNGGIGFQVENVMASVAAAWAVGLEWDVIRAGLKSFANESDNAPGRFNVFHYRGATLIADYGHNPDAILALVRAVESMPAKRRSVVISGAGDRRDEDIRQQTEILGAAFDDVLLYQDQCQRGRADGEVVALLRQGLQGASRTAYIDEINGEFVAIDKALARLSEGDLCLILIDQVEDALAHIAARVAQG from the coding sequence ATGGAAGTATCTCGCGTCAGGGCCTTGCGCGGCCCCAACCTCTGGAGCCACCACACCGCGGTGGAAGCGATCGTCGCCTGCAGCGCCGACGAATTGCACATCGGCGGCATCGCCGGTTTCGAGGCGCGCCTGCGGGTCCGCTTCCCGCAACTGGGCCCGCTGCAATCGACCGGCAACGACCACGCGATCCCGATGTCGTGCGTGCTGGAGCTGGCGGCGCTGGGCTTGCAGGCGCAAGCCGGCTGCCCGGTCACGTTCAGCCGCACCACCCCGACGCTGGAACTGGGTATCTTCCAGGTAGTCGTCGAGTACTCCGAGGAAGCGGTCGGCCGCCTGGCGCTGGACCTGGCGCAGCAACTGTGCCGCGCCGCGCTGGACGACCAGCCGTTCGACCTGGCCGCCGCGCTGGCCCAGTTGCGCGACCTGGATGAAGACGTGCGCCTGGGACCGAGCACCGGTTCGATCGTGCAGGCGGCGCTGGCGCGCAACATCCCGTTCCGCCGCCTGACCGACGGCAGCCTGGTCACGTTCGGCTGGGGCAGCCGCCAGCGCAAGATCCAGGCGGCGGAAATGGACGGCACCAGTGCGATCGCCGAAGCCATCGCGCAAGACAAGGAATTGACCAAGAAGCTGCTCGACGCGGCCGGCGTGCCGGTGCCGATGGGCCGCGTGGTCAGCGACCCGGACGATGCGTGGGCCGCGGCCAATGAAATCGGCTTGCCGGTGGTGATCAAGCCGAAGGACGGCAACCAGGGCAAGGGCGTGACGGTCAACATCACCACCCGCGACCAACTGACGGCCGGCTTCCACGCCGCGTCCGAATTCCGCGACGACATCCTGGTCGAACGCTACCTGCCGGGCAACGACTTCCGCCTGCTGGTGATCGGCAACAAGCTGGTCGCCGCGGCGCGCCGCGATCCGCCGCAAGTGGTCGGCGACGGTATCCATTCGGTGCGTCAACTGGTCGACACCGTCAACCTCGACCCGCGCCGCGGCAGCGGCCACGCGACCTCGCTGACCAAGATCCGCTTCGACGACATCGCGCTGGCCAGCCTGGCGGTGCAGGGCTATGTGGCCGAATCGGTGCCGCCGCAAGGCCAGCGCGTCATCCTGCGCAATAACGCCAACCTGTCGACCGGCGGCGCGGCCACCGACGTCACCGACGACGTGCACCCGGACGTCGCCGCCAGCGCCATCGCCGCCGCCCACATGATCGGCCTCGACATCTGCGGCGTCGACGTGGTCTGCGACAGCGTGCTGAAGCCGCTGGAAGAACAAAACGGCGGCATCGTCGAAGTCAACGCCGCGCCGGGCTTGCGGATGCACTTGTCGCCGTCGTTCGGCAAGGGCCGCGCGGTCGGCGAAGCGATCGTCTCGGCCATGTTCGAAGACGGCGACGACGGCCGCATTCCGGTGGTGGCGGTGACCGGCACCAACGGCAAGACCACCACCGTGCGCCTGATCGCCCACCTGCTGACGACCAGCGGCCTGCGCACCGGCATGACCAATACCGACGGCGTGTATATCGAAGGCCGCCAGATCGACAGCGGCGATTGCAGCGGCCCGCGCAGCGCGCGCAACGTGCTGCTGCACCCGGACGTCGACGCGGCGGTGTTTGAAACCGCGCGCGGCGGCATGCTGCGCGAGGGCCTCGCCTTCGACCGCTGCCAGGTCGCGGTGGTGACCAATATCGGCGCCGGCGACCACCTCGGCCTGAACTACATCACCACGGTGGAAGACCTGGCCGTGCTGAAACGGGTGATCGTGCAAAACATCGCCGACCATGGCGTGGCGGTGCTCAACGCGGCCGACCCGGCGGTGGTCAAGATGGCGGCCGCCGCCAACAAGCGCGGTTCGGTGACCTTCTTTGCGCAAGACCCGGAATTGCCGGTGATGGCGGCGCACCGCGCCAACGGCTTGCGGGTGGTGTTCGTCGAAGACGGCAAGCTGGTCGCCGCCGAAGGCAAGCAGCGCCATGAAATCGCGCTGTCGGCGGTGCCGATCACGCGCAACGGCGGCATCGGCTTCCAGGTCGAGAACGTGATGGCGTCGGTGGCGGCGGCATGGGCGGTCGGACTGGAATGGGATGTGATCCGCGCCGGCCTGAAATCGTTCGCCAACGAGAGCGACAACGCGCCGGGGCGCTTCAATGTGTTCCACTACCGCGGCGCGACGCTGATCGCCGACTACGGCCACAATCCGGACGCCATCCTGGCGCTGGTGCGGGCGGTCGAAAGCATGCCGGCCAAGCGCCGCTCGGTGGTCATCAGCGGCGCCGGCGACCGGCGCGACGAAGACATCCGCCAGCAAACCGAAATCCTCGGCGCGGCCTTCGACGACGTGCTGCTGTACCAGGACCAGTGCCAGCGCGGCCGCGCCGACGGCGAAGTGGTCGCCTTGCTGCGCCAGGGCTTGCAGGGCGCCAGCCGCACCGCCTATATCGATGAAATCAACGGCGAATTCGTCGCCATCGACAAGGCGCTGGCGCGCCTGTCGGAAGGCGACCTGTGCCTGATCCTGATCGACCAGGTGGAGGACGCGCTGGCGCATATCGCGGCGCGCGTCGCGCAAGGCTGA